The genomic interval CGGTCGTCGTCCACCGATGATCGGACCGAGCGGTCGTAGTCCGCCGATGGACAGACCGAGCGGTAGCAGTCCACCGATACGGTGGGTTGGACGGCCCGACTGATTCGGCGTCGGCCGGTCGTCGAATAAGACTTAGGTACTCGCGGTGTGTAATCGTGGGCATGAAGAGCAATATCGGTGCGACGGACCGAGCGACCCGAATCGCTGTCGGCGTCGCGATGGCCGCCGTCGGAGTGGCGACGCTCGTCGGCCTACTGGGACTCGGGACGACGGTCGGCACGGTCGCGACGCTGTTGGGCGTCCTCCTCGCCCTGACGGGGGTCGTCCGGGTCTGTCTCCTGTACCGACTGCTGGGTATCGATACGTCGGGTACCAGATAGGATAGAATGGTTCCAGACCATCGACCACTCCGGCGAGTCGGTCGCCGAGACCGACCGTGACAGCGGCTACGTTGCGCGACCGGCCGTCGAATCGACGAGCAAGAGCGGTGTCGGGGGTCGACTCCGACGAGACACGCGACGAACTCGGTTCCATTACGTCCTCGGGTTCGACTGGTCGGTCCGAGTCCTCCCTGCGGGTCGGCGACCGCCACACTCACTTGCCGACTCCACGACCTGCTTTTTCAGTATCTTGGAATAGACGCACAATACTAATACGGTCCGCTTCCAACTACCACCCGTGAGAGACCTATGACCGACATCGAACCCGACGAAACCGTCGACGCTCGAGGCGCGGCCTGCCCCGGTCCGCTGATGGACCTCATCGGAAAGACCCGGAGCGCCGAGTCCGGCGACGTGATTCGGCTCCTGAGCGACAGCGAACAATCGCTGACCGACGTTCCGGAGTGGGTCGAGGAAGCTGGCAACGAACTGCTCGCCGTCGAAGAGCCAGACGACCACTACGAGTTCTACGTGGAGAAAGCATGACCGAACACGTCGTCATCGTCGGTGGCGGGACCGGTGGGGCCGTCCTCGCGAACGACCTCGCCGAACGACTCGAACCCGAACTCGACGCCGCCGAGGTCCGCATCACGCTGGTCAACGACGACCCCGATCACGTCTACAAGCCGGTCTGGCTGTACGTGCCGTTCGGCCAGCGCGAACCCGAAGACGGTCGACGGCCTCTCGGCGACCTCGTCGACGACGCCGTC from Halorussus salilacus carries:
- a CDS encoding YgaP family membrane protein; protein product: MKSNIGATDRATRIAVGVAMAAVGVATLVGLLGLGTTVGTVATLLGVLLALTGVVRVCLLYRLLGIDTSGTR
- a CDS encoding sulfurtransferase TusA family protein encodes the protein MTDIEPDETVDARGAACPGPLMDLIGKTRSAESGDVIRLLSDSEQSLTDVPEWVEEAGNELLAVEEPDDHYEFYVEKA